From the Halobacterium zhouii genome, the window AGCGTACTCGTCGACGGCTCCGGTGCACTGGTTGTCCGGTGAGTTTGGTCGATAGTAACGTTCGTGCTCGCACGCACCGGCTCACTGTCTACGCGATACGGCTCGTCTACGTCGGGGTCGAACGCTCCGTTGCCGTTTGTGTCGCGGTAGACCGTAGCAGTGAGTGTCTGGTTAGTTCGGAGCGGATTCGACAGACGAAGATTCGGAGCGTGACCACCACTGGTGAAATGATTGCTCACAGCGACAGTGCTCCCAGACTCGTTCTGTACGACCACGAAACCGCCATCGGTCGTCGTCGTAGATAGCCCGTGGAGCGTTTCCTCGTGCAGTCCGTGATCCGCGAACCCGAGAAGTGCGCCCGTGGCGTTGCCCGCGACGACCAGCGTGTCACCATCGTACGCGTTCGAGACGTTCACAGAGTAGTTACCCTTGTACGCGCTCAACACGTTCACCGTGTAGACGCCGCGCGGAAGCTCCACCGGCGCAGTGAACTCGCGACTCCCGTCGACCGTTGCCGACACCGTTCGCGTCACACTACTATCGAGCGAATAGAGGCGGACGGTGAGGGTGTTTCCTGGCGCAGCCACCGTGCGTCCATCTAGCGAGGCGTTCGCAACCCCCACGCGAACGAGTTCGTGTACGTCTGTTTCGAGCTCGACGCCGCGATCCCAGAGTTGCCAGGTGGTACTCGCGCTGACCAGTCCAGATGTCGTCTTCAGCCTAACATCGAGATGGTTCCGACCTAGTTTCCACGATGTTGCGGTCGGTTCGCTATCCGTCCCAGGCGGGTCCACGAGGAACCGGTCGGTGTCGAAGACCAGATACAGCGTGTCACGCTGGTCGTCGGGCACGGCGCGGATTGCACCCTGCTCGATGGACTCGTTCAGCGCGAGTGTTGGCGGGCACGCCGACGGCCCCTCAAATTCTACTTCGATGCCGCGCTCTTGGACGAGCGCTCGGAAGTTCGCGGTCGGCGACCCTTCGTCCTGTGCAGTGAGGCGGTCGAGCAGGCTCGTAGCGGAGCCATCGAGACCGATCCGGACGACCGCGACGTCACCCATCGCGACGACGGAATCCGAGTCCTCCGTACCTGTCGTGGTGGGGACGAGCCGGCCGGCTGCCCGCGCGTCGTTCACGGCACTGGCGTTCTGCAAGTCGGCGTACGTTCCCGTCGGCCCGGTGAACACCGACATGGAGATGTTCCCGTCTTCGACCGAGGATGGCGTTGAGCCGATACACGTCGAGGGGGACGAACGCGCGACCGAGTGCTGCCCGCGGTCCGCGCCCGCCATCGCGGCCCCGCTCGCGGTGAAGCTAGCGATGGTGAGGAGTGTGACAAGTGCCACTGCAAAGTAGCGTGTGGAGGACATTACTCCGGAAAAGTGATACAACCGAGATAAGCTTTCGGCAGACTAAATCAACTGCTGAAGTTGTTCTCGCCGTCGCGTGACGTCGAAGTGGGGGTCGAGGGTGTCGTCGGCGGCGAGACGGTCGAGGAAGAGGAGGACGTCGACGCCGTGAGATTCGGCTTCGGTAGCGACGGCATCAGCGTCCTGGCGGTGGAGGACGAGACGGTCGAGGAGCGCGAGCAGTGACGCGAGAACGGCGGCGGTCTCGCCGTCGTCGGGGAAGGCGTCGCTCACCGTCGAGGAGAGGTCGGGGTAGTCCGCGGGCGCGTCGTCCGCCGGACCGACGTAGAGGCAGTGCGTGCAGATCGTGGCGGCGGGGCGGTCGTCCGGCAGGTGGTCGTGGACGGCGTCGGGAACGGGGAAGACGACCTGGTCGCTCCCGCAGTTCGGACACGTCATGGCCGTATCTGTGGGTGGGAGTGACTTAGGCGGCCCGGAGAACAGGACGGAACTGCAGTAGAACGGAATCAGTTAGTCGTCGCCGGGCGTCTGCGTCTCCGCGCGGCCTTCCTCCTCGAGGGCGTGCTTCTCGGCCTCGCGTTCCGCTTCCTCCTCGGCTTCTTCCTTGTTCGCTTTGACCTTCTTCATGCGGAAGATCTCCTCGCGTTCCTGCTCCTCGAGTTTCTGCTCGATGTACTCCTGGCCCTCGTAGAGGTCCGGGAGGAGTTTGAACTCCAGGGCGTTGACGCGGCGCTTGGTGGTCTCGATCTCCGTGAGCATCTTCTTCATCGCGGTCTCGACCTCCGCCGCGAGCACGATGGCGTCGAGCAGTTCCTCGTAGGCTTCGGCGGCCTCGTCGATTCGAGCGCTCGTGCCGAGAATGCCGTAGCCCCGCTCGTCGAGGCTCTTCTTGACCTTCGAGGACTCGATCTGGGGGACGACGACGCCCATGATGTTCATCGACTCGACGGTGATCTCGGGGTGTTCCTGGAGCGCCGCGGCGGCGCCACGAACCGCCATGTCGCCCTCCATCGCGCGAGCCATGTTGATCTTCTTCTGGGCGGTCTCGTAGTCCTCCTCGAGGCCCGAGCGAACGTCCTGGGCCTCGTCGAGGATGTCCATGAACTCCATGATGAGGCCGTCTCGCTTCTGCTCGAGCGTGTCGTGGCCCCGCTCGGAGAGTTCGATGCGGTCCTCGATCTCCATGAGGTTCTTGCGGGTTGGCTTGACGTCCTGGGCCATCTGTTGGTCGTGGCTAGTCGTCGGAGGGAGGTAAACGTTTTCAGTCGGAGTGCGTGGTTCGGAACGAGCGACCGTAGGGAGCGAGTGAGAACCACGTTAACGCGAACGGTGAGCGAAGCGAGCCGTGAGCCGCGAGGCCCAAACGCAGTGAGCG encodes:
- a CDS encoding DUF7282 domain-containing protein, whose amino-acid sequence is MSSTRYFAVALVTLLTIASFTASGAAMAGADRGQHSVARSSPSTCIGSTPSSVEDGNISMSVFTGPTGTYADLQNASAVNDARAAGRLVPTTTGTEDSDSVVAMGDVAVVRIGLDGSATSLLDRLTAQDEGSPTANFRALVQERGIEVEFEGPSACPPTLALNESIEQGAIRAVPDDQRDTLYLVFDTDRFLVDPPGTDSEPTATSWKLGRNHLDVRLKTTSGLVSASTTWQLWDRGVELETDVHELVRVGVANASLDGRTVAAPGNTLTVRLYSLDSSVTRTVSATVDGSREFTAPVELPRGVYTVNVLSAYKGNYSVNVSNAYDGDTLVVAGNATGALLGFADHGLHEETLHGLSTTTTDGGFVVVQNESGSTVAVSNHFTSGGHAPNLRLSNPLRTNQTLTATVYRDTNGNGAFDPDVDEPYRVDSEPVRASTNVTIDQTHRTTSAPEPSTSTLDATTDVNDQTTPTDSETPTDSTTDETGASTPGFGALTVLAALAALSGLAVWRP
- a CDS encoding DUF6276 family protein, with translation MTCPNCGSDQVVFPVPDAVHDHLPDDRPAATICTHCLYVGPADDAPADYPDLSSTVSDAFPDDGETAAVLASLLALLDRLVLHRQDADAVATEAESHGVDVLLFLDRLAADDTLDPHFDVTRRREQLQQLI
- a CDS encoding V-type ATP synthase subunit D, with the protein product MAQDVKPTRKNLMEIEDRIELSERGHDTLEQKRDGLIMEFMDILDEAQDVRSGLEEDYETAQKKINMARAMEGDMAVRGAAAALQEHPEITVESMNIMGVVVPQIESSKVKKSLDERGYGILGTSARIDEAAEAYEELLDAIVLAAEVETAMKKMLTEIETTKRRVNALEFKLLPDLYEGQEYIEQKLEEQEREEIFRMKKVKANKEEAEEEAEREAEKHALEEEGRAETQTPGDD